TTTTTAAGCTAACTAGATTTGCAAGAAATTGTGGTGGTTGATTGAACAGATCAAAGATCTATGCAAGCAAGCGTTGTCTTGTTACAGTGCATTCAATTTGGTAACGATTAACATCTATTTGCTCAATCCATTTCTCGTTGGTAGAAGTTTGGTGGAAGCTTGGCTCAGCATTCCTGCTATGCGAGTGAAGGAAACGAATGACCCGAATACCATCAAGGCTACGGAACCAAATAGTTGACTGATCCTCTGCTTGAGACGCGATCGCAGGAGTAGTAGAGTGAATTAGGTGTTCTAGCAAATGCTGCTGATTTTCGGGTGCTACATGCAGCACATCGACTTGAGCCATCAAAGCATCATAGTCTTGAATTGTAAGAGGCCGCTCTTCCGTTAATACTATTTCGTAGTAACGCAGATCCATCTCTACACCAAGCTCCTGATAGCTGGCAAATCCAGCAGCAATATCTGGATTACGATGAATTGCCCGACTTGC
Above is a window of Oscillatoria sp. FACHB-1407 DNA encoding:
- a CDS encoding antibiotic biosynthesis monooxygenase — translated: MIPLINPDVATFINVFTVEPTQQDVLVHRIQFDAENKISRQAGFIKAIIYRSLDGSKVINLVQWESIEASRAIHRNPDIAAGFASYQELGVEMDLRYYEIVLTEERPLTIQDYDALMAQVDVLHVAPENQQHLLEHLIHSTTPAIASQAEDQSTIWFRSLDGIRVIRFLHSHSRNAEPSFHQTSTNEKWIEQIDVNRYQIECTVTRQRLLA